A genomic stretch from Bradyrhizobium quebecense includes:
- a CDS encoding DUF992 domain-containing protein, whose amino-acid sequence MRLSTLTLAALALLAPFATANAAPEQVQAGVLQCQGGENVGFVVGSVARLECVFQSGGRRPEPYVATVKRIGVDLGVTATTQLAWAVSAPTTQLPRGALAGSYGGVGVNASVGLGAGGNFLFGGPNNAYALQPISVQGQTGLNVAAGIAGIDLEPVRTAGPRRHHRHHRHHHHH is encoded by the coding sequence ATGCGACTTTCGACTCTCACCCTTGCAGCGCTTGCGTTGCTGGCGCCGTTCGCCACCGCCAACGCGGCACCCGAGCAGGTTCAGGCCGGGGTTCTGCAATGCCAGGGCGGCGAGAACGTCGGCTTCGTCGTCGGCTCTGTTGCCCGCCTTGAGTGCGTGTTCCAGAGCGGCGGCCGCCGTCCCGAGCCTTATGTTGCGACCGTGAAGCGGATCGGCGTCGACCTCGGCGTCACCGCGACGACCCAGCTTGCCTGGGCCGTGAGCGCGCCGACCACGCAGCTTCCGCGCGGTGCGCTTGCCGGCAGCTACGGCGGCGTCGGCGTCAACGCTTCGGTCGGCCTCGGTGCCGGCGGTAACTTCCTGTTCGGCGGGCCGAACAACGCCTATGCGCTGCAGCCGATCAGCGTGCAGGGCCAGACCGGCCTCAACGTTGCGGCCGGCATCGCCGGGATCGATCTCGAGCCGGTCCGCACCGCTGGTCCGCGCCGGCATCATCGTCACCACCGTCATCATCACCACCACTAA
- a CDS encoding DUF992 domain-containing protein, with amino-acid sequence MRRFTLLAGAAIATLTAIVGANGQQPSQRVQVGVLECRGGASVGFIVGSVTHLGCVLRANGLPEDRYIATIQKVGIDLGITQESALAWGVYAPVERLGPGALSGNYAGAQGSATLGVGVGGNVLVGGSDNTIALQPLSVQGQVGVNIAAGLESLELRPGR; translated from the coding sequence ATGCGTCGCTTCACTCTCCTTGCCGGTGCCGCCATCGCCACGCTGACCGCAATCGTTGGCGCCAACGGCCAACAGCCGAGCCAGCGCGTGCAGGTCGGCGTCCTGGAATGCCGCGGTGGCGCGAGCGTCGGCTTCATCGTCGGCTCCGTGACCCATCTCGGTTGCGTGCTGCGCGCCAACGGCCTGCCTGAGGATCGCTACATCGCGACCATCCAGAAGGTCGGCATCGATCTCGGCATCACCCAGGAGTCGGCGCTGGCCTGGGGCGTCTATGCACCGGTGGAGCGGCTCGGGCCGGGTGCGCTCTCCGGCAATTACGCCGGCGCGCAGGGCAGCGCGACGCTCGGCGTCGGCGTCGGCGGCAATGTGCTGGTCGGCGGCTCCGACAACACGATCGCCCTGCAGCCGCTCAGCGTGCAGGGCCAGGTCGGCGTCAACATCGCCGCCGGCCTCGAGAGCCTGGAGCTGCGTCCCGGCCGCTAA
- a CDS encoding alpha/beta fold hydrolase translates to MTALEKAFADAAAAGITQQKIEIGGLSVNVARFGKGPPLLLLHGWPEFWLVWRPLMLRLGDSFELIAPDLRGCGDTGKPVPGPDASATAERHALDMFALMDALGHDRFGVIGGDLGAYVMQAMSHRQPRRLTGTLYLCTPYPGLGQRYGEPGHLIEVWYQYFQQLPWAAQLVESSRESCRLYFRHFLDHWSGDNPAVFGDLLEAYVDNFMKPGNIQGGFDWYLSSAPNRRLWLEGRLPAQTRIEIPSRFLWGRRDPLISPEWSDRLGDYWSEPSIRFVDTGHYVHAEAPGIVAEEARGFFGRLRTGARTL, encoded by the coding sequence TTTCGCGGACGCGGCCGCGGCCGGCATCACGCAGCAGAAGATCGAGATCGGCGGCCTGTCCGTCAACGTCGCGCGTTTCGGCAAGGGGCCGCCGCTGCTCCTGCTCCATGGCTGGCCGGAGTTCTGGCTGGTGTGGCGCCCGCTGATGCTGCGGCTAGGCGACAGTTTCGAGCTGATCGCGCCGGACCTGCGCGGCTGTGGCGACACCGGCAAGCCGGTGCCGGGACCTGACGCGTCCGCCACGGCGGAGCGCCACGCGCTGGACATGTTCGCGCTCATGGACGCGCTCGGTCACGACCGCTTCGGTGTGATCGGCGGCGACCTCGGCGCCTATGTCATGCAGGCGATGTCGCATCGTCAGCCGCGGCGGCTGACCGGCACGCTCTATCTCTGCACGCCCTATCCGGGCCTCGGCCAACGCTACGGCGAGCCCGGCCACCTGATCGAGGTCTGGTATCAATACTTCCAGCAGCTGCCATGGGCCGCGCAACTGGTCGAGAGCTCGCGCGAGTCATGCCGGCTCTACTTCCGCCATTTCCTCGACCATTGGTCGGGCGACAATCCCGCCGTATTCGGCGACCTGCTCGAAGCCTATGTCGATAACTTCATGAAGCCGGGCAACATCCAGGGTGGCTTCGACTGGTATCTCTCGTCCGCGCCCAATCGCCGGCTCTGGCTGGAAGGCAGACTGCCGGCACAGACGCGCATCGAAATCCCTTCGCGCTTTCTCTGGGGCCGGCGTGATCCGTTGATCTCGCCGGAATGGTCGGACCGGCTGGGGGACTACTGGAGCGAACCTTCGATCAGGTTCGTCGACACCGGGCATTATGTTCACGCCGAGGCGCCCGGGATCGTTGCCGAAGAAGCCCGCGGCTTCTTCGGCCGATTACGGACCGGTGCACGCACGCTTTAG